A region from the Chionomys nivalis chromosome 22, mChiNiv1.1, whole genome shotgun sequence genome encodes:
- the Obp2b gene encoding odorant-binding protein 2b has protein sequence MQSLLLTVTLCGLVAVLQAQGDLPFLSEEEKLSGVWFVKATVSERSRTALRRPLVVSPLGVSCPFRMQRTEEPGQYSAFLGQMLFYIYELPAKDHYIVCLEHLLFGKKFQIVDLIGKHPKGNLEVLEEFKEVIQHKGLLQENVILRKQRGEKMLCSASPPRTLCATHKTTTLV, from the exons ATGCAGAGCCTGCTCCTGACTGTCACACTGTGTGGCCTGGTTGCTGTCTTACAGGCCCAAGGTGACCTGCCCTTCCTCtcagaagaagagaaa CTCTCAGGTGTGTGGTTCGTAAAGGCTACAGTGAGTGAAAGGAGCCGGACAGCGCTGAGGAGACCTCTGGTAGTGTCCCCTCTTGGAGTATCATGCCC ATTCCGTATGCAGAGAACAGAGGAGCCTGGTCAATACAGTGCCT TCTTGGGTCAGATGCTCTTCTACATCTATGAGCTGCCAGCGAAGGACCACTACATCGTATGCCTTGAACACCTTTTGTTTGGGAAAAAGTTCCAAATAGTAGACCTCATTG GAAAGCATCCAAAAGGAAACCTAGAGGTCCTGGAAGAATTTAAGGAAGTCATACAGCACAAAGGACTTCTCCAAGAAAACGTTATTTTGCGTAAGCAGAGGGGTGAGAAAATGCTCTGTTCTGCTTCTCCCCCACGTACCCTGTGTGCTACCCATAAGACTACTACCCTTGTGTAA